Genomic DNA from Triticum dicoccoides isolate Atlit2015 ecotype Zavitan chromosome 4B, WEW_v2.0, whole genome shotgun sequence:
gaaaatgggccagcccattattggtTGTCCTCTACGAAGGTACGACTATTTGTCGCCCTGTGCGGAAAATAGAATTTGTGTGGAATTTACATGCTTCCCCTTGTATGGTTGACATGGGGATTTGAGTGGGAGGGGATGGATCTGCAGGATACTCTTGTCTATTCTTATTTTTGTTTGATGGTTATAtagtaccccccccccccctaaactaatataaaagcgagTTTACAGGGAGAGTACTCCATATTTCCTTCATTTCATATTTTAAGACGTTTTTTTTTTGACGAGATGGAGGGAGTAACAAATTTGTTAAACATGCCAAGCAAGGGCCAGACGGAAGCAACTAGTATAGAATCTGCACTTGTGGTGCAAAAATAGAAAAACGCATTCTGGGCCATTGGATTGAAGATGAATGGCACAGAGGTACCTCCTGCCACTTAATGTACATTTTTACGAAAACCCCCCACTAATAGTCAGATATAAAACATGACTTTCACTGTAAACACCTCACCTTTCTCATATTCGTTCATTTTGTCCTGGGTATATAAGACTAATTTTCAAATCGTCACAGCGTTGATGCTTCGGCTTTATACTTGTCTAATGGATGGTTTCATGTATATATAAGTACAGTACTGGTTTCTACTATATGTCTATCAATCGTGCAAGAAAACTAAACAAGTTGGTTACCAAAGTGTGTCAATATGTATCACAAATATAAGTGAAGGTGAGAAAATTAAGTCAAGCTAGACCATTTCAGGCACATGTTAGACTGGACAATTCCAAGCACAAATATTGGAATTATTTGAGTACATGTCAAGCTAGACCATCAGTTGCACAAATATTCGAGTACACGTCAAACTAGACCCTTCCTGAGCACACATATTTGTCAATCTGGCGCATCCACAAGAGACATACATACATATGAAGTGATACATAAGTTGACATGATCATTTCTAGTGCATGACCAGTAAGAATGAGTGCGAAGGACTTAAGGATCACAACTGAACAAGCATTGCTTTAAAAAATTGTGTTCAGCTTTGCTATCCTGATGGTATATGACAGAATGTTCTTCTCTTGCCGCCAGTTATACTGTTTCTTGCTCTTGGAACTTCATATGCCTGGGAAAGATCACACAAaacaaatactatttttatttgcttAGAACCATGTGAGACAGTAACAACTAAGATTCTCTAGAAGCTGCAAATAATTCTTCAAAATGACCCAAGAGCAACTGCAGGGGCAGTTAGTACTAGTCAACGAGCTCTAAACTACTCATCATACCCGGAGCATAACATGTGTTCTACACCAAAATCCAGATGTCTGACTTCTCAATCTCCTGAAACAAAACAAATTCAGAAGTCATCTCCAATTGCATGGTTGCAAATTAGAAGGCTACAGGCTGCACCACGCATGCTGGTGCAGctcaggcagctagctagctagctctctcTGCTCTGCATCTGTACTTCTACTGTTTCTGTAATGTTGTTAAACCCTTGTTGGCTAACTGTTAGTCACAAATACACATATATCTATTATTTGATGTCTCCAATCGAGGTATCTCCCACCAGCTAGCTACTGGAGTGTGAAACAATTGACCGGCGTCAGCTCATCAAAAGCCTTgagttttgttagttaaatctgcaATATGCATACCCCCATGCCAGCAAGCACACTATCTCAGAACAACAACAAATTCTTAACTAGCTAGCTAACCAAACATGGCGCAGGTTAATTAGATGGACGAGACATTATTGTGTCGGCTTGATTTTGCCGGATATGCATATGTTGTCCCACCATTGACGAGTTTCCCCACAACATGTCACTTGTGCTCCATAATCAAGGGAAATTATATTCACTTTTCAATCACCGGTTGAAAGCAATTCAACTAGAAGCTAGCtaaatttagctaataatttcaccGATGTACGCGTAAGATCCGCAATTGAAGGATTGCCAAATTGATAACTCTGTGCACTCTCGGCATACTTCCCCTAGCTAGATCCATAATCAATTCAGTCAAAGACATGTGCACTGCCTCTGAAATATTCATGCTTTGATTCAATACTCACTCCGATCCAAAataaaccacgacacttatttttgGATCGGGGGGAGTAGCATATACATGGCACAATAGATTAAATGGAACTATGTTGTGTAGTACAAGCAGTAAACTATTCTGTGCATTCAAAATTGTTACATGTGATGGGTAAACATAGAACATGAGGTAAACCCGCGCTTACGTTGGCTGTTTATGTGCCCAGACTCGATAACAAACTAGACTTCCCCATTAGATAGAAATATATGGGTGAGAGAGAAGATACCTTGATACTGAGCCAGTGAGGGGATGGAGTCAGGAAGAAGAGCTGGCGCGTGTAGCCGTCTGGGCTGCGTATTCTCTAACAACTCTGTGCCGCGGGTCTTCGGATCTGTCGCGAACCCATCGGAGTCCGGCATGGTGGAGGCCAGACGGTGACCTAGGCAGTTGTGCGCGAGGCGGCCGCGGCCATCGACGAGGACGACTAGCGACGGCCGACGAATCCCTGCGATGATGCGCCGCGCGACGTTGGGCCTGGCCGGGAGGCGGATCCACGCGACCTTGAAGCCGGAGCGGAAGACAGGAGGTAGGGAGAAGAAGCTGTGGAGGGGAGCCAACACCGGATCTGGCCAGGACCGCCGACAGCGTCGCTCGCCGGCTGGAGAGGTCGAGAGGGCCGATGGAGGATTAGGGATCTGAGAAGGATCCGAAGAGAAAACATGAGGACCAGAGGGATGTTTTTGCATAGAATTATGTAACCGTGAGTACAGATTCCTCCACCTAGAGCCTTACCATTCATCCCAAATCCAATGGTCCAGAATCCTTTTTCTATTTTTGCATCAGATGCCCAGATTCTATACTAGTCGTTCTCGGGCCAGACAGAACAGGGGGTTCAGAGGTCTCCCGTCAGTCGAGGGCACACACACTCTGCAAGTGCCACCCCGAACCAAATCTCCTCCGCTGCAACCGCAGGCAGCGACAGCGCCGGCGACTGAGGAGAGGAGGGGCCGCTGACAGCGGGATCGAGCGATGACAGGTGAGCCCCGCGCCTGCCGCGCCTAATGGTCCCCCACATGACTCCCACCTGACTGGAGGAACTGCCTGTCCTTGCAGCTatccggcggcaggcggcggcgaagCGGGGCGGAGGTGGCGCGGCCGGAAAGAGCGCATGGCTGGCGGCGGACGGGAGCAAGAGGTGGGGGGAGAAGTTCTTCCTGCTGTACACGCCCTTCTGGCTCACGCTCTGCCTCGGCGTCGTCGTCCCCTTCAAGCTCTACGAGGTACTAGCACTAGCCGCCCTCACCTGCTGGTCGATCTATCTCATCCTGGGAGCATTTTGGTGGATCCTAAAACGAAGATGGGATCCTAAGGGAAATATTCGTTCCTTGGTGATTTGTTTTGTAGCGATTGGATTACTTTTTTCTTCCTCTTATATAAGCATTCTTGTATTTTTTTATTGTGATGATGTGCAGAGTTTCACGGAGCTGgaatatctggttcttggattggtGTCAACCGTGCCTGCCTTTCTCATCCCTCTGTTCCTCGTAGGAAAGGTAATCTGGCACCCTCCTTCTAGGCTTCTACTCTCTCGTCAGATCAACTTCTGAAGATCTGTTCGATGTGACATTCAGCCTTCAGAGGGTAACCATGTCCCCATGACTACTCTTCGTAGCAAAAAAGGGCAGTATCTGCGCAGCAGTATTACTGTTTCACCAAATTCAGGTGTCCGCTGTTAAGTGAGAATGGAGAAACATTGTATGCATAAACATAGACATTAACATTTCATTGCAATTAAGATGACAACTAGAGTTGAGAAAACATTTTATGTTGAGAATCTACTAGCATTTTGGTGTTTTGGATCAGCTGGCAATTCATGTTTCCATCCATAGCAGCAGTTTCTCTGGCCTCCACAAAGGAATCCATTAGTGCTGCAGTACATGAAAAATAATAAGGAGAGTAAGGTCAGGTACGCAAATATTAAATGCTGAGCGAACACATGACAAAAACTATAAAAGTAGGGAAAGAAATGGAAGAGCAGGGATGGGAGGAGAGGGTTGTCTTGGCAAGTCAGCTTCTCCATAAGGATGGGCTCCTCTCACTTGCAGCTCTCTTATTTGAGCTTCAGTTTTGCATTGCATCTTTTCCCTTTTGATCTGTCTTCCTATTTTCGGTCCTAAACTATATCTTCTTAATTTGGTCCATAAAGGATGGAATTTTGAGCTTATTATGCTACTCTTGTACTGGTGTGTACACCAATCATATATTTGGAAGTTAACTTGATTTTTTTTCCAATTCAGGCAGATAGTATTAGAAGTTTAAAAGATCGTTACTGGGTCAAGGTATGTATTTTCAGTGTGGATCTTTTGTAAGCCAATTTGTTCCAGAAATGAACACTGTCCTGGAAAGTCCCATAGTTGTATGTAATGTGATTCTCTTATGTGGATCTAGTTCAGGATTATATTTTTCACTACAATTATACGTTACTCAGATTTAACTTTCACCCACAGAAATTAAAAAGTGGTCGTATAACAGTTGATGTATCAAACGTTTACCATATTTTTGTGAAGTGACACTCATGAAAGCTTTTGTACGCACATGAAAGCTTTTGTAATATAAACTCAGCAAGCTACCCGGTATGAACAAACACTAGTGATATATATTCTTCAGTTACAACAGTACTTACTTTGTTGCTAAACTACTAATACAGGTATAATGAGCAGTACTTCTCATTGTCTATGGACTTGGTTTTAGTATTTGGTAATGCATTTTCTCATATTATCTCTTCCAAACTGTTTGCTAAATCCACGATACATCTTTCAATTGCAGGCTAATGTTTGGATTATAATTTTCAGTTATGTCGGTAACTACTTTTGGACGCATTACTTTTTCACAGTTCTTGGCGCGTCATATACTTTTCCATCATGGAGGATGAATAATGTAAGATCTTGTTCACACAAGGGGTGGATGGGTGGAGAAATTTCACCGAgagtgctactctttacaaatgttTGCACGCCCTTTTTACTTAGTAAATCTATAACATATTTTTGTGGAATACTACTATGAAGTCAATCAAATTATCTCATTTCATAGCTTTGTTCACTTCATATATCCCTTTTTATCAATTCTCTTCTGCAAATTAGGGGTTAATAGCAGGGTTGAAGTTCCTGCATATTAGTTGAGTACCATATGCTGATGGTATCATTCATCAATTcagattttatattaattttaatttAAAACTTTGTTTGGTTGCTACATAGTTTCCATTACGTTATGTACATTATTGACACAAATCAGATGCATATCTGTTGCTCCCCTTCTGTTGTAACTCTGTTTGTAGTGCATCTGTGGGATCGTAACTAGTTATTCAAATGTGCTACACTAATTCTACTTATTTGTTTGCGATGCttaatgatttttttcctcatgttTCAGGTACCTCATACAACATTTCTCCTCACCCATGCCTGCTTCTTATTTTATCACATGGCATCAAATATGACACTTCGTAGATTACGTCACTCTACAGCTCACCTGCCACAGTCTATTCGGTGGTTGTTTGAAGCCGCGTGGATTTTAGCACTCTCATACTTCATTGCATACTTGGAGACCCTAGCCATTGCAAATGTATGTTCCAGCATATATTTCTTGATGCATAGGGTGCTATGAACATTATGATATTTTTCTCCCCAGTCTACTAATATTTAACTTTCATCTGTTTGCTAACAGCGGTAATCATCAATATTTTGTGCCTTAATTCTAGAGTACAAACTATTTTGATTGAATCCAATCTGTTATTACTTTTTGTGTGTGTATCTCATGCGGCTCAATTGCACAGAACCCATCTACTCTAACTATGTATCCTGCTGGACTAGGTAGATAACAGAGAACATGCAGACAATGCCTTTGAATCTCTAGTTGTGAGCAACTGTGTATAAGAACTTCTAGGCAATCCTTGATATCTCCTAATTTTAAGTACTAGGTTATGTCAAGTTTGTACGCATTGTCAATTAAAACATAAATCAGATAGCTTGTGCAATGCTTTCGACACATGTTTACTGTTCACTGTGCGGGCACTGTGAGCCTGGAATCAATTCTCTGATGCACCTGGAAGAATAAAATAGCAATCAGGTAAATATAGCCAAATAGTTTATACTTGCATACGAAATAGATGTCGTACGTAAATAAAGTTCAAACGGCGCCCAGTTATTACCACTCAACGTTTCAATGAAATTCCTGTTTCTTTTTTTGGTTGCTTGACATGGGGAAACCTTTAGTTCCTAATGTAGACTGTATCATCTATTCGACTAAGATTCATTTACCTTATGTCCCACGAATTAAATTCTGTAATGATTTTCTCCGTGGAGTGTTTACCTTTTTCGTGTAACCAGAGGTTTTCTATCTATCCTGTTTATTTCTCCATGCATCAGAATTTCCTAAGGTACTTGGgaaaattaaataaagaaaaacatTCTACCCCCATGTTGCAACTATTTTGTGGCATCACATCACACTGTATTATGAAGTTGTGTTATAGACAACCACATTATGTCATTATTTGTGATGTACATACAGTTGATGTTGTTTTCACTTTTCAGTGATGCTATCCAGAAAGCTAAATGTTTCTTTGCTTATACGTACTAAAATCTTTCTGCTTCTGCGTCCTTTTTCTATTTGTGAATGAAGCCAAGATACTACATTCCTGATGCTAAAATTGACCTTGCAGTTCCCATATTACGAATTCGTCGATCGGGACATAATGTACAAAGTTGGATCATTGTTTTATGCAATATACTTCCTCGTCAGCTTTCCGATGTTCTCAAGGTAAAGCTTGTCTGAATTTAGTCTCCTTTTCTCCTCTTTCTGCTATGACTTTGTCCATCGAGCTCATTGTTAAACAGCAATATCTGGTCCTGAACTCGTTCAATGCTTGCCAAAACATTTAAGCTTTTCTCTAGCTGGCTATATTAAACATCTGTATATTGAATACCCAAAATAATATAGTTCTGAATTCCAGCAACTTACTTTCACTAACATCATCGCAGCTG
This window encodes:
- the LOC119295069 gene encoding cycloeucalenol cycloisomerase-like gives rise to the protein MTAIRRQAAAKRGGGGAAGKSAWLAADGSKRWGEKFFLLYTPFWLTLCLGVVVPFKLYESFTELEYLVLGLVSTVPAFLIPLFLVGKADSIRSLKDRYWVKANVWIIIFSYVGNYFWTHYFFTVLGASYTFPSWRMNNVPHTTFLLTHACFLFYHMASNMTLRRLRHSTAHLPQSIRWLFEAAWILALSYFIAYLETLAIANFPYYEFVDRDIMYKVGSLFYAIYFLVSFPMFSRIDEKAEKWDLPRVAVDALGAAMLVTIILDLWRIFLGPIVPIPESRRCGQPGLAWFHAQNEGSNPGTT
- the LOC119292516 gene encoding uncharacterized protein LOC119292516, with product MQKHPSGPHVFSSDPSQIPNPPSALSTSPAGERRCRRSWPDPVLAPLHSFFSLPPVFRSGFKVAWIRLPARPNVARRIIAGIRRPSLVVLVDGRGRLAHNCLGHRLASTMPDSDGFATDPKTRGTELLENTQPRRLHAPALLPDSIPSLAQYQGI